One Dermacentor silvarum isolate Dsil-2018 chromosome 10, BIME_Dsil_1.4, whole genome shotgun sequence genomic window carries:
- the LOC119431241 gene encoding uncharacterized protein LOC119431241: protein MLQCRTWRQRFIVCNSGRCLQESIKLWARSNSRQSAIAIESEVRLQFVSAYFTTEAILLGILYEHDDLIIAIHDMFSQYGYYSEKDIHEIVTILEDLGIRSIKGLAVLDRKDFEEKQMKPAVINILMKKSQEMKTEADSSKNTGNNR from the exons ATGCTGCAATGTCGGACATGGCGTCAGCGCTTTATCGTGTGCAACTCCGGACGGTGTTTGCAGGAAAGTATCAAGCTTTGGGCACGTAGCAACAGTAGGCAGAGCGCGATCGCCATTGAAAGTGAAGTACGCCTCCAATTTGTGAGTGCTTACTTTACTACTGAAGCTATCCTGCTTGGAATCCTCTACGAGCACGA TGATCTAATCATCGCAATTCACGACATGTTCAGCCAGTATGGATACTACTCGGAAAAGGACATTCACGAAATTGTTACCATCTTGGAAGATTTAGGCATCAGAAGCATTAAAGGCCTTGCGGTACTTGACCGGAAGGATTTCGAAGAAAAGCAGATGAAACCGGCTGTCATTAATATCCTGATGAAAAAATCTCAAG AAATGAAGACGGAGGCTGACTCATCAAAGAATACTGGAAACAATCGTTGA